One Streptomyces mobaraensis NBRC 13819 = DSM 40847 DNA segment encodes these proteins:
- the alc gene encoding allantoicase, whose translation MTTSGTTNGTVDGISGAPAAALTTFTGSARPYRGGDPYADYRAAAEPPFGHLPDLADRRLGGSVIAANDEFFAERENLLVPGPARFDPEHFGHKGKVMDGWETRRRRGPSAAHPYPADGDHDWALVRLGVPGVVRGLVVDTAHFRGNHPQAVGVEATAVPGTPSPEELSADGVGWTVLVPRTPVGGHAANAFAVGHPGRWTHLRLKQYPDGGIARFRVHGEPVPDPAWLTALGTVDVAALENGGLVEDASDRFYSAPSGTILPGRSRRMDDGWETRRRRDRGHDWVRYRLAGQSLLRAVEIDTGCLKGNAAGWAALSARDAAAGGDWTEILPRTRLRPDSVHRIPLPGHPVATHLRLDIHPDGGIARLRVHGTLTGDGVRGLEERFGG comes from the coding sequence ATGACCACCAGCGGGACAACCAACGGGACCGTCGACGGGATATCCGGCGCCCCTGCCGCCGCCCTCACCACGTTCACCGGGTCCGCGCGGCCCTACCGGGGCGGCGACCCGTACGCCGACTACCGGGCCGCCGCCGAGCCGCCGTTCGGCCACCTGCCCGACCTCGCCGACCGCCGCCTCGGCGGCTCCGTCATCGCCGCCAACGACGAGTTCTTCGCCGAGCGCGAGAACCTCCTCGTCCCCGGCCCCGCCCGGTTCGACCCCGAGCACTTCGGCCACAAGGGCAAGGTCATGGACGGCTGGGAGACCCGCCGCCGGCGCGGCCCGTCCGCCGCCCACCCGTACCCCGCCGACGGCGACCACGACTGGGCACTGGTCCGGCTCGGCGTGCCGGGCGTCGTCCGCGGCCTCGTCGTCGACACCGCGCACTTCCGCGGCAACCACCCGCAGGCTGTCGGCGTCGAGGCCACCGCCGTGCCCGGCACGCCGTCCCCCGAGGAGCTGTCGGCGGACGGCGTCGGGTGGACCGTCCTCGTCCCGCGCACCCCGGTCGGCGGCCACGCCGCCAACGCCTTCGCCGTCGGCCACCCCGGCCGCTGGACCCACCTGCGCCTCAAGCAGTACCCCGACGGCGGCATCGCCCGCTTCCGCGTCCACGGCGAGCCCGTCCCGGACCCGGCCTGGCTCACCGCGCTGGGGACGGTGGACGTGGCCGCGCTGGAGAACGGCGGCCTGGTCGAGGACGCCTCCGACCGCTTCTACTCCGCGCCGTCCGGCACCATCCTGCCGGGCCGCTCCCGGCGCATGGACGACGGCTGGGAGACCCGCCGCCGGCGCGACCGGGGCCACGACTGGGTGCGCTACCGGCTGGCCGGGCAGTCGCTGCTGCGCGCCGTCGAGATCGACACCGGCTGCCTCAAGGGCAACGCGGCGGGCTGGGCCGCGCTCTCGGCGCGCGACGCGGCGGCCGGCGGCGACTGGACGGAGATCCTCCCGCGCACCCGACTCCGGCCCGACTCCGTCCACCGCATCCCGCTGCCCGGCCACCCGGTCGCCACCCACCTGCGGCTCGACATCCACCCCGACGGCGGGATCGCCCGGCTGCGGGTGCACGGGACGCTGACGGGGGACGGGGTGCGGGGGCTGGAGGAACGGTTCGGGGGGTGA
- a CDS encoding DUF6126 family protein yields MSDTAHRRPAGPAADEAATAPAPRAVSPDPAPLREAAQVEDRAPMGMAVRVFIYLVAVHFISAFFFLLFYLGK; encoded by the coding sequence ATGAGTGACACCGCGCACCGTCGGCCGGCGGGACCGGCCGCGGACGAGGCCGCGACGGCCCCCGCGCCGCGGGCCGTGAGCCCGGATCCGGCCCCCCTCAGGGAGGCGGCGCAGGTGGAGGACCGCGCGCCCATGGGCATGGCGGTGCGGGTCTTCATCTACCTGGTCGCCGTCCACTTCATCTCCGCCTTCTTCTTCCTCCTCTTCTACCTGGGCAAGTGA